A genomic stretch from Oryzias latipes chromosome 24, ASM223467v1 includes:
- the col10a1 gene encoding collagen alpha-1(X) chain, giving the protein MDLRVTSLIFALLALAQATPDRHYASKVTKVPYPVKSHVVAGTPGAEGPPGLPGPMGPPGPPGERGIGYPGPKGPPGPPGPPGHTIAGKPGAPGSPGKPGSPGFPGDKGATGATGPMGPRGAPGSPGIPGTPGLSAVGKPGPAGIPGAMGPRGEPGLKGHPGIPGIPGPKGERGIGIPGAQGPTGATGPMGPSGMPGKPGIGKSGAPGYPGEPGKTGMPGRDGSPGPMGPPGMKGHTGPPGIGAPGKPGQNGTPGMPGPMGPKGPQGPAGQPGSPGMPGVGKTGEPGIPGSRGQPGTPGTTGQKGEPGPTGFTGHPGAPGPIGPAGPQGARGFQGEPGPVGPKGDTGMVGAPGPRGSKGEQGAQGFTGKPGMPGAVGPPGIPGHNGAQGPKGSQGHQGVPGLPGSNGAPGLKGHTGPPGAPGKSGEPGRPGPMGPVGLPGPSGPPGLKGHPGLPGPPGPAGITAKGLSGPMGPPGLPGERGQDGTPGPVGPPGPPGPPGEIIYQHDKSMPIKSHEVVLPHEMIKAPMSAFSAILSMAYPQAGTPIQFNQVLYNGENHYDQHTGVFTCQVPGLYFFSFHVHVNGANALVALYKNQEPVVFIYDEYNKGFLDQMSGSAVLLLHPGDRVFIQAPDEESNGIFAADNVHGAFSGFLIAST; this is encoded by the exons ATGGATTTGAGGGTAACAAGCCTCATTTTTGCCCTCTTGGCTTTGGCTCAGGCAACCCCGGACAGGCACTACGCATCAAAAGTGACCAAGGTTCCCTATCCTGTCAAGAGCCATG TTGTTGCAGGAACACCAGGTGCTGAGGGTCCTCCAGGTCTACCAGGGCCAATGGGACCACCTGGACCTCCTGGAGAAAGGGGCATTGGCTACCCAGGACCAAAAGGCCCCCCAGGACCCCCTGGTCCTCCCGGTCACACAATAGCAGGCAAACCTGGTGCCCCAGGTAGCCCAGGAAAACCAGGTTCCCCTGGTTTTCCAGGTGACAAAGGTGCGACTGGTGCAACTGGACCAATGGGTCCCAGAGGTGCACCTGGTTCACCTGGAATCCCTGGAACTCCTGGACTCAGTGCTGTTGGAAAACCTGGACCTGCTGGGATTCCTGGTGCAATGGGTCCAAGAGGAGAACCGGGTCTGAAGGGACATCCTGGCATCCCTGGAATTCCTGGCCCCAAAGGAGAACGAGGTATTGGGATTCCAGGAGCCCAGGGACCAACAGGTGCTACTGGACCAATGGGACCTTCTGGTATGCCAGGCAAACCTGGAATAGGAAAGTCTGGTGCTCCCGGTTATCCAGGTGAACCTGGTAAGACTGGCATGCCAGGAAGGGATGGATCTCCTGGACCAATGGGTCCTCCAGGAATGAAGGGTCACACTGGACCTCCAGGTATAGGAGCACCAGGAAAACCAGGCCAAAATGGTACACCTGGTATGCCCGGACCAATGGGACCAAAGGGTCCACAAGGTCCTGCTGGTCAGCCAGGCTCACCTGGGATGCCAGGTGTTGGTAAAACAGGTGAACCAGGAATACCAGGaagcaggggacaacctggaacTCCAGGAACAACTGGTCAGAAAGGAGAACCTGGCCCAACTGGATTTACTGGTCACCCAGGTGCTCCTGGTCCAATAGGGCCAGCTGGTCCACAGGGTGCGAGAGGATTCCAGGGTGAGCCTGGTCCAGTCGGACCCAAAGGTGACACTGGTATGGTTGGTGCACCAGGCCCAAGGGGATCAAAAGGTGAGCAGGGAGCTCAGGGTTTCACTGGAAAACCAGGTATGCCTGGGGCAGTAGGTCCCCCTGGTATTCCTGGTCATAATGGTGCTCAGGGACCAAAGGGCTCACAAGGCCACCAAGGTGTTCCAGGACTCCCTGGATCAAATGGTGCACCTGGACTTAAAGGACACACAGGGCCTCCAGGTGCACCAGGTAAAAGTGGTGAACCCGGAAGACCAGGACCCATGGGACCAGTTGGCCTCCCTGGTCCATCAGGTCCTCCTGGACTCAAGGGCCATCCTGGCCTTCCAGGCCCACCTGGCCCCGCTGGCATAACAGCAAAGGGACTTAGTGGTCCCATGGGTCCTCCTGGACTTCCAGGTGAAAGAGGCCAAGATGGTACTCCAGGTCCTGTTGGTCCTCCTGGTCCACCCGGTCCACCAGGAGAGATTATTTACCAGCATGACAAGAGCATGCCAATAAAATCCCATGAGGTTGTACTGCCTCACGAAATGATCAAGGCTCCCATGTCAGCCTTTAGTGCTATTCTGTCCATGGCCTACCCCCAAGCAGGAACCCCAATTCAGTTCAACCAAGTTCTGTACAATGGAGAGAATCATTACGATCAGCACACTGGTGTGTTCACTTGCCAAGTGCCAGGCCTTTACTTCTTTAGCTTTCACGTGCATGTCAATGGGGCCAATGCATTGGTTGCCCTCTACAAAAATCAGGAGCCAGTTGTTTTCATCTATGATGAATACAACAAAGGCTTCCTTGACCAGATGTCAGGCAGTGCTGTTCTTTTGCTTCATCCAGGTGACAGAGTCTTCATCCAGGCCCCTGATGAGGAAAGCAATGGCATTTTTGCTGCAGACAATGTCCATGGTGCTTTCTCTGGGTTCCTAATTGCCTCAACGTGA